In Amphiura filiformis chromosome 2, Afil_fr2py, whole genome shotgun sequence, one DNA window encodes the following:
- the LOC140140472 gene encoding LOW QUALITY PROTEIN: fibrocystin-L-like (The sequence of the model RefSeq protein was modified relative to this genomic sequence to represent the inferred CDS: inserted 2 bases in 1 codon; deleted 2 bases in 1 codon), giving the protein MDDDGSSPWGNVIVKPQGKFVESQQFTFLISGQYGRSKSGANSLRLSGNNKLYHYQTHAEITGLTPSSGSIVGGTHLTIHGNYFYEHAETSVNVGGVPCDIQNISDTSIVCVTKRAPKEARISYPGSRGILWERWYGNLANNKRLDDDWDRNFVDTTDYSQSEHVLQDSAASPYRVGESIGRLRGYFIPPRSGNYRFRIHGNYQSTLLFGSSENNLTKICSIPGAAKTWSEHPNQISTKLSLLGGAPYFMEARYIRGVVAVGVDMFNVDISAVTGYFPGTVAEKQRITIGTVIQNEIQDITVVGTYDMQSFRIQYNGCKGSAILEGACPLDGQVFQVTLNGVTTGNIQVGSSRANVTEELQTLTEIPVSVTVHIEYFSTTYNTTVLIDQVIPIGSSAEELHNLTNLPPNVTYNETDTSQIQQVNITVERVDVNPIYNYVVVFHARQELPLISVTTSSELLDIEVTKITSGQEHASSTNFTIDYGGAMAPVSLSMESSAAEVQTVLMDLFAAECRRISDATPYFFRDYEQTKFGEEWGKRILDPFCGKTSLLNPTYIFNTGRTMVNPDRSRVIEYYSRDYPVLCFAFRGNIGSRLYIGLRYIIRGYKQIEAADWYDSRTLARYNGFVADWQYTCIDLDTMVTTQGTIKDLVYKNKPMKILSISFEEKTGEDKLYIDNVFIGSEMDRYIRLKKPAQPNGILVKDVGVTKIDTGFQVTFTPTSCDYDFPLIGFRYATVVEGSPEAESDEVIYYSPDFASGSSIAVRRVQAATVPVGGTLTLQLDGHHVQVSLTNSETLLADAIESSLNSGAVHVIRRGSCYEYQWDITWKTKGSSHPLLQISEANLVGTDVSYSIERLMEGSTLMAPIPGEFLRMYYEQPQVEVMVNHIPSICAKNASCSFTYTWDVTPSVTSISPASGSQYEGTSVTISGSGFSTKLSDNTVTIGAGTCEVTDATEMTITCDVGQGHAGPYLVVLNVEFKGAPEYPNGNVSFTYNADITDVSPSTGSAAGGSQVTISGYGFSCDDDDSVTTEVMVGSRPCRVISECYDEIVCVIALESNDPQQRKRATSTVDVMVIINGVTIATSMDAFTFDQSLTATIYDISPTYSNVLGGHNLTISGTGFGQSGGVVKIGNVECNIIAQSDTKVVCAIPGHKPGVYDVELSIGDKGFADTSSIGKFEYRLVITSIFPDKVSLYGDTLITIKGRGFGTESTEVKIDLGDYNCNIKSVRDDQIECMTVAPMRITLVDNHGIHPVYGSGYRWNPEIVHITVGDIVYWKWQIIRQVHDVIINLYQTEDAESNEYDGFGFYLYNIRPGPKGFFAYKFTEVGVYYYASGDINAAGDLQMKGIVKVAPREPFERRLLRVFVGDYEALHDKIPVSPDNHAPETNTTCPSIIDPIPQCTSAKPAEFDTNLFYLLFWDCATPVITDLRPSAGVPRAVINITGYGFGEKACQNKILVGNHECVALTTSSTYIECVINLENSYPIDNSFDLITINALNRGAALNQPMTPRGRSFLMVPAVYRLSRYRGSTEGGTKLTIFGXGFYASAPDSIYVKIGYSSFSRLECTIISMSYTRVTCITLRIPARFSAIQRYVYVNVNDVRAECEGYCIFETRQKWTPEVKSVAPLNIQGPCNSITIHGQRFGKEQSAITVTIGGINCE; this is encoded by the exons GCTTGACGACGACTGGGACCGGAATTTTGTCGACACCACCGACTACTCTCAATCTGAACATGTACTGCAAGACAGTGCTGCATCACCATACAGAGTAGGAGAATCTATCGGACGTCTGAGGGGATACTTCATCCCACCCCGTAGTGGCAATTATCGCTTCCGTATCCATGGCAACTATCAATCCACGCTCCTTTTTGGTTCAAGTGAGAATAATTTG ACCAAGATTTGCTCCATTCCTGGTGCGGCCAAGACGTGGTCAGAACATCCAAATCAGATTTCCACCAAGTTGTCGCTCCTAGGTGGCGCTCCATACTTCATGGAGGCACGCTACATACGTGGTGTTGTTGCGGTTGGCGTAGACATGTTTAACGTAGACATATCTGCCGTTACTGGATATTTTCCCGGAACTGTTGCTGAGAAACAACGGATTACGATCGGGACTGTTATACAGAATGAGATACAG GACATCACTGTTGTGGGTACTTATGATATGCAAAGCTTCAGGATACAGTACAACGGATGCAAGGGCTCTGCGATACTAGAAGGCGCATGTCCTCTTGATGGCCAAGTGTTTCAAGTCACCTTAAATGGGGTCACAAcag GTAACATCCAGGTTGGCTCATCTCGTGCTAATGTGACTGAGGAATTACAAACCCTGACAGAAATACCAGTCTCTGTAACAGTGCATATAGAGTATTTCAGTACTACATACAACACAACTGTGCTCATTGATCAAG TCATCCCGATTGGATCCAGCGCTGAGGAGTTACATAACTTGACAAATCTACCCCCGAATGTGACATACAATGAGACTGACACTTCACAGATACAGCAAG TTAACATCACTGTTGAACGTGTAGATGTCAATCCAATTTACAACTATGTGGTGGTGTTCCATGCAAGACAAG AACTGCCATTGATATCAGTGACCACATCATCAGAGTTACTGGATATCGAGGTTACTAAGATCACCTCAGGACAGGAGCATGCTAGCTCAACCAATTTCACCATTGACTACGGAGGAGCGATGGCACCAGTGTCTCTGTCAATGGAGTCTTCTGCTGCAGAG GTTCAGACCGTACTGATGGACTTGTTTGCCGCAGAATGCCGAAGAATCAGCGACGCTACGCCATACTTTTTCCGAGATTATGAACAGACAAAATTCGGTGAAGAGTGGGGCAAGCGAATCCTGGATCCGTTCTGCGGGAAAACCTCACTTCTGAACCCAACATACATCTTCAATACTGGTCGTACGATGGTCAATCCAGACCGCTCTAGGGTTATAGAATATTACAGCAGAGATTATCCGGTG CTGTGTTTTGCCTTCAGAGGCAACATAGGCAGCCGGCTTTATATTGGACTTCGATACATCATCCGTGGGTATAAGCAGATAGAAGCAGCTGATTGGTATGACTCACGAACACTGGCTCGTTATAATGG atTTGTCGCTGACTGGCAATACACCTGCATAGACCTCGATACCATGGTAACAACACAAGGCACAATCAAGGATCTGGTGTACAAAAATAAGCCAATGAAGATATTGAGTATCTCCTTTGAAGAAAAGACTGGGGAGGACAAGCTGTATATTGACAACGTATTCATTGGATCTGAGATGGACAGGT ACATTCGCCTCAAGAAGCCAGCCCAACCCAATGGGATCTTAGTGAAGGATGTCGGCGTCACCAAAATCGACACAGGTTTTCAGGTGACCTTTACCCCTACAAGTTGCGACTATGATTTTCCACTGATAGGCTTCAGATATGCGACAGTTGTTGAGGGATCTCCAGAAGCTGAAAGCGATGAGGTCATTTACTATTCGCCAGACTTTGCATCTGGTAGCAGTATTGCAGTGAGGAGGGTCCAAGCTGCGACTGTACCGGTTGGTGGGACGTTAACACTGCAGCTTGATGGGCATCATGTACAAG TCTCTCTTACAAATTCAGAAACGTTACTGGCAGATGCGATTGAATCCAGCTTGAACTCTGGTGCGGTGCATGTCATACGTAGGGGGTCCTGCTATGAATACCAATGGGACATCACATGGAAAACTAAGGGAAGTTCACATCCATTGCTACAG ATCAGTGAAGCTAACCTGGTTGGTACAGATGTATCGTATAGTATTGAACGACTGATGGAGGGCAGTACATTAATGGCACCCATACCAGGAGAGTTCTTACGCATGTACTATGAACAACCTCAG GTTGAAGTTATGGTCAATCATATTCCATCCATTTGTGCCAAGAATGCCTCCTGTAGTTTTACCTATACCTGGGATGTTACACCTAGTGTGACCTCGATCAGTCCTGCATCAG GGTCTCAGTATGAAGGTACATCAGTGACTATATCAGGCAGTGGATTCAGCACAAAGCTATCAGACAACACCGTGACAATTGGCGCAGGTACATGTGAGGTAACAGACGCCACAGAGATGACAATTACCTGCGATGTTGGACAAGGACATGCTGGGCCGTACCTTGTGGTATTGAACGTGGAATTCAAGGGTGCTCCAGAATATCCTAATG GAAATGTGAGTTTTACATACAATGCAGACATCACCGATGTAAGTCCATCCACCGGCAGTGCCGCAG GTGGCAGTCAGGTTACCATCTCTGGCTATGGGTTCTCGTGCGATGATGATGATAGCGTCACTACAGAGGTCATGGTGGGGTCAAGACCATGCAGAGTAATATCCGAATGTTATGATGAAATCGTATGTGTGATTGCATTGGAGAGT AATGACCCCCAGCAAAGAAAGCGTGCTACATCAACAGTAGATGTCATGGTCATCATCAATGGTGTCACCATAGCAACCAGTATGGATGCATTCACCTTTGACCAATCACTGACAGCGACCATTTACGACATTTCTCCAACATATTCTAACGTTTTGG GTGGCCATAATCTAACCATTAGTGGTACTGGTTTTGGACAAAGTGGAGGTGTAGTAAAAATTGGCAATGTAGAATGTAATATCATAGCTCAGTCGGACACCAAGGTGGTGTGTGCGATTCCTGGCCATAAACCTGGAGTATATGATGTTGAGTTATCAATTGGAGACAAAGGCTTTGCAGACACAAG TTCCATCGGTAAATTTGAGTACAGACTTGTCATCACCAGCATCTTTCCAGACAAGGTCTCCTTATATGGCGACACCCTCATCACCATCAAAGGTCGTGGATTTGGTACCGAGTCTACAGAGGTCAAAATTGACTTAGGGGACTATAATTGCAATATTAAGAGTGTGAGAGATGACCAGATTGAATGTATGACAGTTGCTCCTATGCGTATAACCCTTGTGGACAACCATGGGATTCATCCAG TGTATGGTAGTGGTTACAGGTGGAATCCTGAGATAGTACACATCACTGTAGGAGACATAGTATACTGGAAATGGCAGATTATTCGTCAAGTTCATGATGTCATAATTAATCTTTACCAAACTGAGGATGCCGAGTCTAACGAATATGATGGCTTTGGCTTCTACTTGTACAATATACGGCCCGGACCAAAGG GTTTCTTTGCGTATAAGTTCACTGAAGTTGGTGTCTATTACTATGCAAGTGGGGACATCAACGCTGCTGGTGATTTACAGATGAAAGGCATAGTCAAGGTAGCACCAAGGGAACCATTTGAAAGGAGACTTTTAAGAGTGTTTGTCGGAGACTATGAAGCCTTGCATGACAAAATCCCTG TGAGTCCAGACAATCATGCTCCTGAAACCAACACAACATGTCCTTCCATCATTGATCCAATACCACAATGCACCTCTGCTAAGCctgcagaatttgacaccaatttattCTACCTGTTGTTCTGGGATTGTGCCACTCCAGTCATCACAGACCTCAGACCAAGTGCTGGTGTACCAAGAGCCGTCATCAACATCACCGGTTACGGCTTTGGCGAGAAAGCGTGCCAAAATAAAATTCTAGTCGGTAACCATGAATGCGTTGCCTTGACAACTAGCAGCACATACATCGAATGTGTGATTAATCTCGAAAACTCCTACCCCATTGATAACAGCTTCGACTTGATTACAATCAACGCGT TAAATCGTGGCGCCGCACTCAATCAACCGATGACTCCACGAGGGCGCTCCTTTCTTATGGTCCCAGCAGTTTACAGATTGTCACGATATCGAGGATCCACTGAAGGTGGTACCAAGTTAACCATATTCGG AGGGTTCTATGCTAGTGCACCTGACAGCATTTATGTGAAAATTGGATATTCTTCCTTTTCAAGATTAGAATGCACTATTATTTCTATGAGCTACACCCGGGTCACATGCATTACACTTCGAATTCCAGCAAGGTTTTCAGCAATACAGCGTTATGTGTATGTCAATGTCAACGATGTTAGAGCCGAGTGCGAAGGCTATTGCATTTTTGAAACCCGCCAAAAATGGACTCCTGAGGTCAAGTCTGTGGCACCACTCAATATCCAAGGCCCTTGTAATTCCATTACAATTCATGGACAAAGGTTTGGTAAGGAGCAAAGTGCCATCACAGTTACCATTGGTGGCATCAATTGCGAGTGA